One window from the genome of Archaeoglobus neptunius encodes:
- a CDS encoding 30S ribosomal protein S24e, with product MEVYVESERYNPLLRRREVYCRLSFEGKTPSRHDVRAKIAGLMNAEIERVVVDYIKTEFGKTEAKSYVKIYDTVDDLKSIEEDHIIERNLKASGEGEAGEEVSEEGA from the coding sequence TTGGAGGTTTACGTGGAGAGTGAGAGATACAACCCGCTGCTCAGGAGAAGGGAAGTTTACTGCCGGCTTAGCTTTGAGGGAAAGACGCCTTCAAGACATGATGTCAGAGCGAAAATAGCGGGCCTGATGAATGCGGAGATTGAAAGAGTTGTAGTAGATTACATAAAAACCGAGTTCGGTAAAACGGAGGCGAAAAGCTACGTTAAGATATACGACACAGTGGACGATTTAAAGTCTATTGAGGAAGATCACATCATAGAGAGAAATCTCAAGGCGTCCGGTGAGGGAGAAGCAGGTGAAGAGGTATCTGAGGAGGGAGCGTAA
- the spt4 gene encoding transcription elongation factor subunit Spt4 has product MAELACRNCKFISMDSSICKNCGSTELTKEWYGYVVIIDPEKSEIAKRLEIKIPGKYALRVG; this is encoded by the coding sequence ATGGCTGAGCTTGCATGCAGAAACTGCAAATTCATAAGTATGGATTCCTCAATCTGCAAAAATTGCGGGAGCACTGAGCTGACAAAAGAGTGGTACGGGTATGTTGTAATAATCGACCCGGAGAAAAGTGAAATAGCAAAAAGACTGGAAATTAAGATCCCGGGTAAATACGCCTTAAGAGTTGGCTAG
- a CDS encoding 30S ribosomal protein S27ae, with amino-acid sequence MTKGAESIHRLYEIKGEKVVRKRKFCPRCGEGVFLAEHKDRLSCGKCGYTEFKKK; translated from the coding sequence ATGACAAAAGGTGCTGAGAGCATACACAGGCTTTATGAAATAAAAGGTGAGAAAGTCGTCAGGAAGAGAAAGTTCTGCCCGAGATGCGGAGAAGGTGTTTTTCTGGCAGAACACAAAGACAGGTTAAGCTGTGGTAAGTGCGGGTACACCGAGTTCAAGAAGAAATGA
- a CDS encoding GTP-dependent dephospho-CoA kinase family protein gives MRLRGLRLPENMREEFAKPHGKLYRGSGERLILEVEEIGDCRLLCCVGDLVSASAVKVGVIPDIAVIDGKTLREDSVEFETEVFDERIETWNPAGYVSCRLISDLKKAVELADDGKKVMVFVDGEEDLAVVPLGILLPENSLIIYGQPREGVVALKVDVDKKILILNLLRRMEVVEDCEELRYLTGGDLIGGLRGE, from the coding sequence ATGAGGCTCAGAGGTCTGAGGTTACCGGAAAACATGAGAGAAGAGTTTGCAAAGCCTCATGGGAAACTGTACAGGGGCAGTGGTGAGAGGCTGATACTTGAGGTCGAGGAGATAGGTGATTGCAGACTTCTGTGCTGTGTTGGAGACCTTGTTTCAGCATCAGCCGTGAAGGTTGGCGTGATTCCGGATATTGCAGTTATTGACGGAAAAACCCTGAGGGAGGATAGCGTAGAGTTTGAAACCGAGGTTTTTGATGAAAGAATTGAAACCTGGAATCCTGCCGGATATGTTTCCTGCAGACTAATTTCGGATTTGAAAAAAGCCGTGGAACTGGCTGATGATGGAAAAAAAGTCATGGTTTTCGTAGACGGAGAGGAAGATCTTGCTGTGGTTCCTCTTGGGATTCTCCTCCCTGAAAATTCGCTCATTATTTATGGTCAGCCTCGAGAGGGTGTTGTCGCTTTGAAGGTAGATGTTGACAAGAAAATTCTAATACTCAACCTCTTAAGAAGGATGGAAGTGGTTGAAGATTGCGAGGAGCTAAGGTATTTGACAGGAGGTGATTTGATTGGAGGTTTACGTGGAGAGTGA